A window from Megasphaera vaginalis (ex Bordigoni et al. 2020) encodes these proteins:
- a CDS encoding hemolysin family protein → MEFSLGKQFLVIVLLTVGNGIFSMLEMSIVSCHQSRLEALSEEGNKSADIVLKLRENPNKMFSTVQFGMTLVSLLTGVYGGTEMAGPMSEYVAMVPAFEPYAYTISLTTIIVIITYLTLILGELVPKRIAIDSPERIACFLARIMLYFSYVCTPLVWFLSASTAAVTKLIGASDPEILPVTEDEIRLLLKQGAELGAFEKEEPKLVERVFRLTDMNVGDIMTNRAQVDWIDLEDTEETIMKELGYYHHLNLPVGKGSLDHFLGMVSLNDVFHQYYVCIARGRKTPLTTILERNIRRPVYVPESMDIMKIVHIFQDKGVHEAAVLDEYGNFSGILTVHDILEELVGIMPVGEEEKAEEANRIIRRKENEWLMDGLLTIEEFKDHFELEEEMPGEEEALYKTLAGFVTYGIGRIPKETDIYEWENFRFEVVDMDNLRVDKVLVTKIPMKEE, encoded by the coding sequence GTGGAGTTTTCACTGGGCAAACAATTTTTGGTTATCGTTTTGCTGACAGTCGGCAACGGCATTTTTTCCATGCTGGAAATGTCCATCGTCAGTTGTCATCAAAGCCGTCTGGAAGCTTTGTCGGAAGAGGGGAACAAATCGGCCGACATCGTTTTGAAGCTGCGGGAAAATCCGAATAAAATGTTTTCTACCGTTCAGTTCGGCATGACCTTGGTGAGTTTGCTTACCGGTGTTTACGGCGGTACGGAGATGGCCGGCCCTATGTCCGAATACGTAGCCATGGTACCTGCTTTTGAACCGTATGCCTACACGATCAGCTTGACGACGATCATCGTTATCATCACGTATCTGACCTTGATTCTCGGCGAGCTCGTACCGAAGCGGATCGCCATTGACAGTCCCGAGCGGATCGCCTGTTTTTTGGCGCGTATTATGCTGTATTTTTCTTATGTCTGCACGCCTCTGGTTTGGTTTCTTTCCGCTTCGACGGCTGCCGTGACAAAGCTCATCGGCGCTTCCGATCCGGAGATTTTGCCGGTAACGGAAGATGAGATCCGTCTCCTGCTGAAACAGGGAGCCGAACTTGGTGCTTTTGAAAAGGAAGAACCGAAGCTTGTGGAACGCGTTTTCCGGCTGACCGACATGAATGTCGGCGATATTATGACCAACCGCGCCCAAGTAGATTGGATCGACTTGGAAGATACGGAAGAAACGATTATGAAAGAACTCGGTTATTATCACCATTTGAACCTTCCCGTCGGCAAAGGGTCGCTCGATCATTTTCTCGGCATGGTGTCTCTTAATGATGTTTTCCATCAATACTACGTCTGTATCGCGAGAGGAAGGAAAACGCCGCTGACGACTATTTTAGAACGGAATATTCGCCGGCCCGTTTATGTTCCCGAGTCGATGGATATCATGAAGATCGTTCACATCTTTCAGGATAAAGGCGTACACGAAGCGGCAGTTCTTGACGAATACGGGAATTTCAGCGGTATCCTTACGGTTCATGATATTTTGGAAGAGCTTGTCGGTATCATGCCTGTCGGTGAAGAAGAAAAGGCGGAAGAAGCGAACCGCATCATTCGCCGTAAAGAGAATGAATGGCTTATGGACGGACTGCTGACGATTGAAGAATTTAAGGACCACTTTGAACTGGAAGAAGAAATGCCCGGTGAAGAGGAAGCGCTTTATAAGACCTTGGCAGGATTTGTTACTTACGGCATCGGTCGTATTCCGAAAGAGACGGATATATACGAATGGGAAAATTTCCGCTTTGAAGTCGTCGATATGGATAATCTCCGTGTCGACAAAGTATTGGTGACGAAGATCCCGATGAAAGAAGAATAG
- a CDS encoding FAD-binding oxidoreductase, with protein sequence MTKFNAVSQELLDELRRIVGEKGVTTDPEKLDTYKTDEEGNPYWFTTPEVVVFPKTTEEVAAVVKLANKYLVPITPRAAGSGVACGAIPVHHGIVMELDRMDKIITIDPDNMYAVVQTGVRTSVIQQEVKQHGLLYAGDPCSADSCQIGGNIATNAGGNKAVKYGTTRNQIYGMKIVTPTGEIVDVGARLQKCSTGYCLEQLICGSEGTLGIVTEATLKLRPLPPHKFDLVAIFKNDDQGFALPNKILKAGIEPTSIEYMDNKALTMCSKFCKVTLPHIEEGCCYVIITVETFDPDELDKKMEKISDLCDAMGAVDVIQADDRIWGCRRQFAEAARDIDIMYAAEDFVVPLEKIPEITGKLPALEEKHNIFAVTSAHIGDGNIHVLPLNKDGISPEDWLHKLQDFHKDLFAEVYALGGKMSGEHGIGYKKLHDFKRCTPPGELQLIKAIKRALDPNNILNPSKIIDLDDE encoded by the coding sequence ATGACAAAATTTAATGCAGTATCACAGGAATTACTTGATGAATTACGCCGTATAGTAGGGGAAAAAGGCGTGACGACCGATCCGGAAAAACTGGATACTTACAAAACGGACGAAGAAGGCAATCCTTATTGGTTTACGACGCCGGAAGTCGTCGTTTTTCCTAAGACGACGGAAGAAGTGGCGGCAGTTGTCAAATTAGCCAATAAGTACCTCGTTCCGATTACGCCCCGCGCAGCCGGATCCGGCGTCGCCTGCGGTGCGATCCCCGTTCATCACGGCATCGTCATGGAACTGGATCGCATGGACAAAATCATTACAATCGATCCCGACAACATGTATGCCGTCGTACAGACCGGCGTCCGCACCAGCGTCATTCAGCAGGAAGTCAAACAGCACGGTCTGCTTTATGCCGGTGACCCGTGCAGCGCCGACAGTTGCCAAATAGGCGGTAATATTGCGACTAACGCCGGCGGTAATAAAGCCGTCAAATACGGTACTACGCGCAATCAAATCTACGGGATGAAGATCGTCACGCCGACAGGAGAAATCGTCGACGTCGGCGCAAGATTGCAGAAATGTTCTACAGGTTATTGCTTGGAGCAGCTCATCTGCGGCAGTGAAGGAACCCTCGGCATCGTAACGGAAGCAACGTTGAAGCTGCGTCCTCTGCCGCCCCATAAATTCGACCTCGTTGCTATTTTCAAGAACGATGACCAGGGCTTTGCTCTGCCGAATAAGATTCTGAAAGCCGGCATCGAACCGACGAGTATCGAATATATGGACAACAAAGCACTGACCATGTGCAGCAAATTCTGCAAAGTCACGCTGCCTCACATTGAAGAAGGCTGCTGTTATGTCATCATCACTGTCGAAACCTTCGACCCCGACGAATTGGATAAAAAGATGGAAAAAATCAGCGATCTTTGCGACGCCATGGGCGCTGTCGACGTCATTCAGGCAGATGACCGCATCTGGGGCTGCCGCCGTCAATTTGCCGAAGCGGCCCGCGATATCGATATCATGTACGCCGCCGAAGACTTCGTCGTGCCTTTGGAAAAAATTCCGGAAATCACAGGAAAATTACCGGCTCTCGAAGAAAAGCACAACATTTTCGCCGTAACTTCGGCACATATAGGCGATGGCAACATTCATGTCCTGCCGCTGAATAAAGACGGTATTTCACCGGAAGACTGGCTTCACAAATTACAGGACTTCCATAAAGACTTATTTGCCGAAGTATACGCCTTAGGCGGAAAAATGTCGGGAGAACACGGCATAGGATATAAAAAGCTGCATGATTTCAAACGCTGCACGCCTCCGGGAGAATTACAGCTGATTAAAGCCATCAAACGCGCGCTCGATCCGAACAATATTTTAAATCCTTCCAAAATCATCGACTTGGATGATGAATAA
- a CDS encoding bile acid:sodium symporter family protein, translating into MSSFEKFVKFITKYVTLWVIIAAVLAYLNPAPFKPFGGMISFLLGIIMLSMGLSMTPNDFKLVFTRPKDVIIGVVTLYVCMPLVGLAISKLLGLSPMLAVGMVLLGCTPTGTSSNVMTFLAKGDKALSVTITSLSTMLAPVIMPSLLLFYVGKYMSIDAVGLFLSIIKIVIVPIVLGIMINKVFSKQMPVISKGVPLVTVAAIVTIIMICVSLNVERLQTVAGVAALSLVLYTAVGLSIGFIISKLLRMPVAKRKALTFDVGVQNTALAVTLGITYFDPMSAIPGAIGVVWTTVFCSFIASLWGNKTPNQDQPALELS; encoded by the coding sequence ATGTCTTCATTCGAAAAATTCGTCAAGTTTATTACGAAGTACGTGACGCTCTGGGTTATTATTGCCGCTGTGCTTGCGTATCTCAACCCGGCGCCGTTCAAACCGTTCGGCGGCATGATTTCATTTCTCTTGGGCATCATCATGTTGAGCATGGGCCTTTCCATGACGCCGAACGATTTCAAGCTCGTCTTCACGCGGCCGAAAGACGTCATTATCGGTGTCGTTACACTGTATGTCTGCATGCCTCTGGTCGGCTTGGCGATCAGTAAACTGTTGGGTCTGTCACCGATGCTGGCTGTCGGCATGGTGCTCCTCGGCTGCACACCGACTGGAACCTCTTCCAATGTTATGACTTTCCTGGCTAAAGGAGATAAAGCACTGTCCGTTACGATCACCAGCCTGAGCACCATGCTGGCGCCGGTCATCATGCCGTCGCTGCTTCTGTTTTACGTCGGCAAATACATGTCCATCGACGCTGTCGGCCTTTTTTTGAGTATCATCAAGATCGTCATTGTCCCCATCGTTCTGGGGATCATGATTAACAAGGTATTTTCCAAGCAGATGCCCGTCATTTCCAAAGGCGTTCCTCTCGTTACTGTCGCCGCCATCGTGACAATCATCATGATTTGTGTTTCCCTCAACGTCGAACGATTGCAGACCGTCGCCGGCGTCGCCGCGCTGAGTCTCGTTTTATATACCGCCGTAGGCCTGTCGATCGGCTTTATCATATCAAAATTACTGCGCATGCCCGTCGCTAAAAGAAAAGCCCTGACCTTCGACGTCGGCGTACAAAACACGGCACTCGCCGTCACATTAGGCATCACCTATTTTGATCCCATGTCGGCAATTCCCGGCGCCATCGGCGTCGTTTGGACAACAGTATTCTGTTCTTTCATCGCTTCTCTTTGGGGTAATAAAACGCCGAATCAAGACCAACCGGCGCTGGAACTATCATAA
- a CDS encoding GntR family transcriptional regulator, producing MNPQEIETMRNQNPFKSLNDIVYDILLQEILSFHICPGSRLTESTIAQELAVSRSPVKSALEKLAENNFIEKNKGYHVASFTRKEYDDAMDISYLIEPYAAGQAVSNLTEERLNILYALASEEKSVAKKAKLSGVSHAYYSDIMRLEYAFHSKIIEYSNNLLLQQIYEALKYKLFRYRSYLLYDPPHDFYDIIGNEHMIVCNNLKIGDKIIAEAVMRRHIAISQSKFQRVFKIENLF from the coding sequence ATGAATCCACAAGAAATCGAAACCATGAGAAATCAAAACCCCTTTAAATCGCTGAACGATATCGTATACGATATCTTGCTCCAGGAAATACTCAGCTTTCACATCTGCCCCGGTTCACGGCTGACGGAAAGTACTATCGCCCAGGAATTGGCCGTCAGTCGTTCACCTGTTAAATCGGCGTTGGAAAAACTGGCGGAAAACAATTTTATCGAAAAAAATAAAGGATATCACGTCGCTTCTTTTACTCGCAAAGAATATGACGATGCGATGGATATCTCTTATCTTATTGAACCCTATGCAGCCGGACAGGCCGTATCCAACTTGACGGAAGAACGGTTGAATATCCTCTACGCCCTTGCCAGCGAAGAAAAATCTGTTGCCAAAAAAGCTAAATTATCCGGCGTATCGCACGCTTATTACAGCGATATTATGAGACTGGAATATGCTTTTCACAGTAAGATAATCGAATATTCCAATAATCTTTTACTGCAACAAATTTACGAAGCACTTAAATACAAACTGTTCCGTTATCGCAGTTATTTGCTCTACGATCCGCCCCACGATTTTTACGATATTATCGGCAATGAGCATATGATCGTCTGCAATAACCTGAAAATAGGCGATAAGATTATTGCCGAAGCCGTCATGCGCCGCCACATCGCCATTTCACAAAGTAAATTCCAACGAGTTTTTAAAATAGAAAATTTATTCTAA